A window of Belonocnema kinseyi isolate 2016_QV_RU_SX_M_011 chromosome 9, B_treatae_v1, whole genome shotgun sequence contains these coding sequences:
- the LOC117179593 gene encoding THAP domain-containing protein 4-like isoform X3 — MSEMKPKPRHEALKPLGWLEGTWKTEAPGKGKFPTIKPFEYSEEISFTSVGQPILNYKSQTWNPESKAPMHFEVGFLKIVPNTNKLNFLLAHNFGVTTIEEGQVCDKEIILNSTSIERPTAGSKPPKVLKTKREIRLLSDDCLENVFYMATETNTELTEHLRTVYHRQKDC; from the exons ATGTCAGAGATGAAACCGAAACCAAGACACGAGGCTCTAAAGCCTTTAGGTTGGTTAGAAGGAACCTGGAAAACTGAGGCACCCGGAAAAGGaaaatttccaactataaaaCCATTTGAATATTCTGAAGAAATCTCGTTCACTTCTGTTGGTCAACCAATCCTCAACTATAAATCTCAAACCTGGAATCCCGAAAGCAAAGCTCCAATGCATTTTGAAGTTGGATTTTTGAAGATAGTCCCAAACACAAACAAACTCAATTTCTTACTTGCCCACAATTTTGGTGTAACAACTATTGAAGAAGGCCAAGTTTGCGATAAAGAAATAATCTTGAACAGCACTTCTATCGAAAGGCCCACTGCGGGATCAAAACCACCAAAAGTTTTGAAG aCGAAAAGGGAGATCAGACTACTGAGTGACGATTGTCTCGAAAATGTTTTTTACATGGCAACCGAAACCAATACCGAATTAACTGAACACTTGCGAACAGTATACCACAGGCAGAAAGATTGCTAA
- the LOC117179593 gene encoding THAP domain-containing protein 4-like isoform X2: MKMQWVKQIFNNLESIKTRYKVNLPNMSEMKPKPRHEALKPLGWLEGTWKTEAPGKGKFPTIKPFEYSEEISFTSVGQPILNYKSQTWNPESKAPMHFEVGFLKIVPNTNKLNFLLAHNFGVTTIEEGQVCDKEIILNSTSIERPTAGSKPPKVLKTKREIRLLSDDCLENVFYMATETNTELTEHLRTVYHRQKDC, encoded by the exons ATGAAAATGCAATGggtgaaacaaattttcaataatcttgAGTCAATCAAGACAAGATACAAAG TAAATCTGCCAAACATGTCAGAGATGAAACCGAAACCAAGACACGAGGCTCTAAAGCCTTTAGGTTGGTTAGAAGGAACCTGGAAAACTGAGGCACCCGGAAAAGGaaaatttccaactataaaaCCATTTGAATATTCTGAAGAAATCTCGTTCACTTCTGTTGGTCAACCAATCCTCAACTATAAATCTCAAACCTGGAATCCCGAAAGCAAAGCTCCAATGCATTTTGAAGTTGGATTTTTGAAGATAGTCCCAAACACAAACAAACTCAATTTCTTACTTGCCCACAATTTTGGTGTAACAACTATTGAAGAAGGCCAAGTTTGCGATAAAGAAATAATCTTGAACAGCACTTCTATCGAAAGGCCCACTGCGGGATCAAAACCACCAAAAGTTTTGAAG aCGAAAAGGGAGATCAGACTACTGAGTGACGATTGTCTCGAAAATGTTTTTTACATGGCAACCGAAACCAATACCGAATTAACTGAACACTTGCGAACAGTATACCACAGGCAGAAAGATTGCTAA
- the LOC117179593 gene encoding THAP domain-containing protein 4-like isoform X1, whose product MVLFIMHNNQSIITTIDIVHIDSIAINLPNMSEMKPKPRHEALKPLGWLEGTWKTEAPGKGKFPTIKPFEYSEEISFTSVGQPILNYKSQTWNPESKAPMHFEVGFLKIVPNTNKLNFLLAHNFGVTTIEEGQVCDKEIILNSTSIERPTAGSKPPKVLKTKREIRLLSDDCLENVFYMATETNTELTEHLRTVYHRQKDC is encoded by the exons atggtcTTGTTCATAATGCATAATAATCAATCAATTATTACAACAATCGACATAGTGCATATCGACAGCATCGCAA TAAATCTGCCAAACATGTCAGAGATGAAACCGAAACCAAGACACGAGGCTCTAAAGCCTTTAGGTTGGTTAGAAGGAACCTGGAAAACTGAGGCACCCGGAAAAGGaaaatttccaactataaaaCCATTTGAATATTCTGAAGAAATCTCGTTCACTTCTGTTGGTCAACCAATCCTCAACTATAAATCTCAAACCTGGAATCCCGAAAGCAAAGCTCCAATGCATTTTGAAGTTGGATTTTTGAAGATAGTCCCAAACACAAACAAACTCAATTTCTTACTTGCCCACAATTTTGGTGTAACAACTATTGAAGAAGGCCAAGTTTGCGATAAAGAAATAATCTTGAACAGCACTTCTATCGAAAGGCCCACTGCGGGATCAAAACCACCAAAAGTTTTGAAG aCGAAAAGGGAGATCAGACTACTGAGTGACGATTGTCTCGAAAATGTTTTTTACATGGCAACCGAAACCAATACCGAATTAACTGAACACTTGCGAACAGTATACCACAGGCAGAAAGATTGCTAA